In the Sus scrofa isolate TJ Tabasco breed Duroc chromosome 6, Sscrofa11.1, whole genome shotgun sequence genome, one interval contains:
- the ZNF579 gene encoding zinc finger protein 579: MDPQPPPPAQGSPPHRGRGRGRGRGRGRGRGRGRGGAGAPRAPLPCPTCGRLFRFPYYLSRHRLSHSGLRPHACPLCPKAFRRPAHLSRHLRGHGPQPPLRCAACPRTFPEPAQLRRHLAQEHAGGGVELAMERAAKEAAESAWGPQGKGAEQPTSAAAGAAEEEAAVARPETWSTAEPATLAAATSVEPRESEEEEAEAGAAELRAELALAAGRQEEKQVLLQADWTLLCLRCREAFATKGELKAHPCLRPEGEQEGEGGPPPRPKRHQCSICLKAFARPWSLSRHRLVHSTDRPFVCTDCGLAFRLASYLRQHRRVHGALSLLAPLPTAGKKDEKATGARNSGKGPEGGEGAECGAAAEGGEGGQNGGDAAPARPPAGEPRFWCPECGKGFRRRAHLRQHGVTHSGARPFQCVRCQREFKRLADLARHAQVHAGGPAPHPCPHCSRRFSRAYSLLRHQRCHRAELERAAAAQQALQAQAPPSPPPPPPPPAGQEGDGLLLPIAHIKEEPPSPGTPPRSPPAPPVFLSASCFDSQDHSAFEMEEEEIDSKAHLRGLGGLAS; the protein is encoded by the coding sequence ATGGATCCGCAGCCTCCTccaccagcccagggcagcccacCTCACCGGGGCCGGGGCCGAGGCCGTGGCCGCGGCCGTGGTAGAGGCCGGGGCCGTGGCAGGGGGGGCGCTGGAGCCCCTCGggcacccctgccctgccccacctgtGGCCGCCTCTTCCGCTTCCCTTACTACCTCTCCCGGCACAGGCTGAGCCACTCGGGCCTGCGGCCCCACGCCTGCCCCCTGTGCCCCAAGGCCTTCCGCCGGCCTGCCCACCTCTCACGCCACCTGCGTGGCCACGGGCCGCAGCCCCCGCTCCGCTGCGCCGCCTGCCCCCGCACCTTCCCCGAGCCCGCCCAGCTCAGGCGTCACCTGGCCCAGGAGCACGCGGGCGGCGGGGTGGAGCTGGCCATGGAGAGGGCGGCCAAGGAGGCGGCCGAGTCCGCCTGGGGCCCGCAGGGCAAGGGCGCCGAGCAGCCCACCTCCGCTGCAGCGGGAGCCgcggaggaggaggcggcggtgGCGCGGCCCGAGACGTGGTCCACGGCGGAGCCGGCCACGCTGGCGGCGGCCACGAGCGTGGAGCCCCGCGAatccgaggaggaggaggccgaGGCCGGAGCAGCGGAGCTGAGGGCCGAGCTGGCTCTGGCAGCCGGGCggcaggaggagaagcaggtTCTGCTCCAGGCCGACTGGACGCTGCTGTGCCTCCGCTGCCGCGAAGCCTTCGCCACCAAGGGCGAGCTCAAAGCGCACCCGTGTCTGCGCCCCGAGGGTGAACAAGAGGGCGAAGGGGGGCCGCCGCCGCGCCCCAAGCGCCACCAGTGCTCCATCTGCCTCAAGGCCTTCGCCAGGCCCTGGTCGCTGTCCCGCCACCGGCTGGTCCACTCCACCGACCGCCCCTTCGTGTGCACGGACTGCGGCCTGGCCTTCCGCCTCGCCTCCTACCTCCGCCAGCACCGCCGAGTCCACGGCGCGCTGAGCCTCCTGGCCCCGCTGCCCACGGCGGGCAAGAAGGACGAGAAGGCAACGGGCGCACGGAACTCAGGGAAGGGGCCCGAGGGGGGCGAAGGGGCGGAGTGCGGGGCCGCCGCGGAGGGTGGAGAAGGCGGGCAGAACGGAGGGGACGCGGCCCCGGCCAGGCCCCCCGCCGGGGAGCCCCGCTTCTGGTGCCCCGAGTGCGGCAAAGGTTTCCGGCGCCGGGCGCACCTGCGGCAGCACGGGGTGACCCACTCGGGGGCGCGCCCCTTCCAGTGCGTGCGCTGCCAGCGGGAGTTCAAGCGGCTGGCCGACCTGGCCCGCCACGCGCAGGTGCACGCGGGGGGCCCGGCCCCGCACCCGTGCCCGCACTGCTCGCGGCGCTTCTCGCGCGCCTACAGCCTCCTGCGCCACCAGCGCTGCCACCGCGCCGAGCTGGAGAGGGCCGCTGCCGCGCAGCAGGCGCTCCAGGCCCAGGCCCCGCCgtcgcccccgccgcccccgccgcccccggccGGCCAGGAGGGAGACGGGCTCCTGCTGCCCATCGCACACATCAAGGAAGAGCCGCCCTCCCCGGGCACCCCGCCCCGGTCGCCGCCGGCACCCCCTGTCTTCCTCAGCGCCTCGTGTTTCGACAGCCAAGACCACTCAGCCTTcgagatggaggaggaagagattgACAGCAAGGCTCACCTGCGGGGACTGGGCGGCCTGGCCTCCTGA